The sequence below is a genomic window from Serratia nevei.
GGCCGCCCCTATCAAGCGCAAGGTCGTATTCGGCAAGCCATTCTTCTACACTTTCCTCATCGGCCAACAACACGGGAGAGCGGTATGAGTGACAAAATCCCTATCGGCATCAGCGCCTGTTTACTGGGCGAGACGGTGCGTTTCGACGGCGGCCACAAGCGGCTGGCCTTTGCGGTGGAACAGTTGGCGCCCTATGTGCGCTTTGAGCCCGTTTGCCCGGAAATGGCGATCGGGCTGCCTACGCCGCGCCCGGCGCTGCGCCTGGTGAAACAGGCGCAGCCGTGGCCGGCGATGCGCTACAGCAACGACGCCGGCGTGGATCTGACCGAGGAGATGCGCGGCTTCTCCGCGCAGCGCGTGGCGGCCTTGCAACATCTTTGCGGGTACATCGTCTGCGCCAAGTCACCGAGCTGCGGCCTGGAGCGGGTGCGGGTCTACAGCGAAAACGGCAAGGACTCGCGTAAAAACGGCGTCGGTCTGTTTACCGCCGAACTGCTGCGCCAGATGCCGTGGCTGCCGGTGGAAGAGGATGGACGATTGCAGGACGCGGCACTGCGGGAAAACTTCATTGAACGGGTGTATGCGCTGTACGAGCTGAACATGCTGTGGCGTCAGGGGCTGACCCGCGGCGGGCTGATCGCGTTTCACAGCCGCTATAAGCTGTCGCTGCTGGCGCATTCGCAGCCGGCGTATCGGGAGCTGGGGCGCTTCGTCGCCGATATTCACCGCTGGGACTCGCTGGAGGCCTTCGCCGTGGAATACCGCAGCCGCCTGATGGCGCTGTTGGCGCACAAGGCAACGCGCCGCAACCACACCAATGTGTTGATGCACGTGCAGGGCTATTTCAGCCGTCAGCTTAGTACGGCGCAGCGCCAGGAGCTGGCGCATCTGATCGATCGCTACCGGCAGGGCATGCAGCCGCTGTTGGCACCGATCGCGCTGCTCAAACATTACATGGCGGAATACCCCGATCGCTATCTGGCGGAACAACGCTATTTCGAACCTTATCCGGAGGCGCTGCGTTTGCGTTACGGCCATTGATTGACAAGGAGTTTTATGACCACGCATCTGGTCTGGTTGCGTAACGATCTGCGTATCACCGACAACAACGCGCTGCACGCCGCCTGCAGCGATCCCGAAGCCCGGGTGCTGGCGGTGTTTATCGCCACGCCGCAGCAGTGGCGGCAACATGAGATGGCGCCGCGGCAGGCGGCGCTGATCCACGCCAGCCTGCAGGCGGTGCAGCAGGCGCTGGCGCACAAGGGCATTGCGCTGCATTGCCATTCCTGTGCTGACTTTGCCGCGTCGATCGACTGGCTGGCGGACTATTGCGAGCGGGAGCAGGTGGATGCGCTGTTTTACAATCGCCAGTACGAACTGAACGAACGGCGGCGCGATGCGCGGCTGGAACAGCGGTTGAGTGGCCGGGTGAGGTGCCACGGTTTCGATGACAGCCTGCTGTTGCCGCCGGGCAGCGTGCTCACCGGCGGCGGAGAGATGTACAAGGTCTATACGCCGTTTCGCAACGCCTTTCTTCAGCGCCTGACCGAGTCCGACGTGAGTTGCCTGCCGGCACCGAAGACCCGCGCCGGTGGCGCGTTGCCTGCGCCTGAGGCGCCGGCGGCGTTCGATTACCCCACGGCGGAGACTGGGGATGGCTATCCCGCCGGCGAGGAGGCCGCGTTGCAGCGGTTGCGCGCCTTTTGCCGCGAGCAGGTGCAGGATTACCTCCGGCAGCGCGATCTGCCGGCCCTCGCCGGCACCAGTAGCCTGTCGCCCTATCTGGCGATCGGCGTGCTGTCGCCGCGCCAGTGCTTCAACCGCCTGCGCGCCGAATGCCCGCAGCTGCTGGAAGATCGCGAAAGCGGTGCCTTCGCCTGGCTCAACGAGCTGATTTGGCGCGAGTTCTATCGCCATCTGCTGGTGGCCTATCCCGATCTGTGCCGCCATCGGCCGTTTATTGCCTGGACGGACAAGGTGCGCTGGTGCGATGACAAGGCGAAGCTGCAGGCTTGGCAGCGGGGCGAGACCGGCTACCCGATCGTCGATGCCGCCATGCGACAGCTTAACGCCACCGGCTGGATGCACAACCGGCTGCGCATGATCAGCGCCAGTTTTCTGGTGAAGGATCTGCTGATCGACTGGCGCGCCGGGGAGCGCTATTTCATGTCGCAACTGCTGGATGGGGATCTGGCGGCCAACAACGGTGGCTGGCAGTGGGCGGCCTCCACCGGCACCGACGCCGCGCCGTATTTCCGCATCTTCAATCCGACGACTCAGGGTGAACGTTTTGATCCACAAGGCACTTTTATCCGTAAATGGTTGCCGGAACTGGCGGATGTGCCCGACAATGACATCCATCATCCCCATCGCTGGGCGGAAAAGCAGCGATGCACGCTGAACTACCCGCTGCCGATCGTCGACCATAAGCAAGCCCGGCTGGAGACGCTGGCGGCGTTCGAGGCGGCAAAACGGGGAGAGTCTTGAGGCAACTGCAAGGAGCGACGCAATGATGAAAAAGGTGCTGGCCCTGTGCCTGAGCGGCTATTCGGCGCTGGCGATCGCCGGCTTTGACGTGGTGGCGCTCGGCGTCGACGGCGGCGTCAGCGACGGCAATCTGACCTCCTACCTGATCCGCAGCGACAATCAGCCGCGGTATGTGGCGCTGGACGCCGGTTCGCTGCTGCCGGGCATCGCCAAAGGGCTGGAGAAGGGCAGCTTCCCGCAGGTGACGCCCGAGCTGGCCGCGCCTTACACGCCGCAGGGCTATGTGTTCCGGCAGTTGATCGGCAGCTACTTTATCAGCCACGGCCACCTGGACCACGTGGCGGGGCTGATCGTCGGCTCACCCGAGGACAATAAAAAAACCGTTTACGCCCAGGCGGACACCGTACTGACCCTGCGTAATCACTACTTCAACTGGAAGGCGTGGCCGAACTTCACCGACGCCGGCAACGGCTCGCGGCTGGGCACTTACCGGCTGCAAACGGTGCGGCCGCAGCAGCGGTTTACTCTCGGCCTGACCGGATTGACCGGCGTGATGTACCCGCTCAGCCACGATCGCTATCCGTCGTCGATGCTGCTGATTTCCAACGGCAACGAGTTCTTCGCCTACTTCGGCGATACCGGGCCGGATAAGGTGGAGCAGTCGCGCGATCTCGATACCGTCTGGCGCGCGCTGGGGCCGCTTGTCGAGCAGAAGAAGCTCAAGGGCATGATTATCGAAACCTCTTACCCTAACGGGGTGGAGGATAAACATCTGTACGGCCATTTGACGCCGGCCTGGCTGCTGAAGGAGCTGAAGAACCTGACGCAGTACAGCGGCGGCGATGGCTCGCTGAACGGTTTGCCGGTGGTGATCAGCCACATCAAGCCCAGCCTGAAACAGGGCGAAGACACGCGCGCCGCCATTGCGCAGCAGCTGGCGCAGGGCAACGATCTGGGCGTGAAATTTATCCTGATGGCGCAGGGCGACCGGCAGACATTTTGACTATGAAGAGAGAAGAGAATGCGTAACCTCGATCTGGAACAACTGATCAACACGGAACTGAACGCCGCGGCGTTTCAGGACTACGCCCCCAACGGATTGCAGGTAGAAGGCCGCCCGCACGTGCAGCGCATCGTGACCGGCGTCACCGCCTGTCAGGCGCTGCTGGACGCCGCGGTGGCGCATCAGGCCGACGCGATTATCGTGCACCACGGCTATTTCTGGAAAAACGAGGCGCCGGCGGTGCGCGGCATGAAGCGCAACCGCCTGAAAACGCTGCTGACCCACGACATCAACCTGTACGGCTACCATCTGCCGCTGGACGCGCATCCGGTGCTGGGCAACAACGCGCAGCTGGCGCAGGCGCTGGGCATTCGGGTGATTGGCGACGTCGAGCCGCTGGTGCCGCACGGCGAATTTGAACAGCCGCTGACCGGCGAAGCGCTGCAGCAGCGTATCGAAAGCCGGCTGGGGCGCGCGGTGCTGCACTGCGGCGATAACGCGCCTGAGCACATTCGCCGGGTGGCCTGGTGCACAGGCGGCGGCCAGGGCTTTATCGACAGCGCGGCGCGCTTCGGCGTCGATGCGTTCATCAGCGGTGAAGTGTCTGAGCAGACCATTCACAGCGCGCGCGAAATGGGCGTGCATTTCTTCGCCGCCGGCCACCACGCCACCGAGCGCGGCGGCGTGAAGGCGTTGGGCGACTGGCTGGCGCAGCACCACGGCTTTGATGTGACCTTTATCGATATCCCGAATCCCGCCTGATTTTTTTCTTCCCCGGATCCAGCCCGGCCTGTGCGCCGGCTGAATCCTTTTACCGCGCTATTTCCTTATTTTCCTTATGGTTGCGTTCTATTGACAGCCGGGGCCGCGTCACGCATAACTGGTGTGTTTTTCATCGCGATAATAATAAGGAGAATAAGGGTGCAACAAGCACGTTATTACCTGTTGGGTGAGAGAGCGGTAGTGCTTGAACTGTCGCCGCCGGTGACCTTACCGAGCCAGCAGCGCATCTGGGCGCTGGCGGAAAAGCTGAATCACCACCCCGACGTGCGGGAAGTGGTGCCGGGGATGAATAACCTGACGCTGTTGCTGCATACGCCGCAGGCCGACGCCGAAGCGATACTCGCATTGCTGCAGCAAGGTTGGGAAAGCAAAGAGAGCCTGACGCCGGAATCGCGCCAGGTGGATATTCCGGTGGTCTACGGCGGGGAGCAAGGCCCCGATCTGGATGAAGTGGCGCGCCATACCGGCATGACGCCGCGGCAGGTGGTGGAATGCCACGCGGCGGCGGCCTACGTGGTCTATTTCCTCGGCTTTCAGCCGGGTTTCTCCTATTTGGGCGGCATGCCGGAACAACTGGCGACGCCGCGCCGCGCTGAGCCGCGTCTGGCGGTGGCGGCCGGCTCCGTCGGCATCGGCGGCGGCCAGACCGGCATCTATCCGCTGGTGACACCCGGCGGCTGGCAGCTGATCGGCCGCACGCCGCTGGCGCTGTTCAATCCGCATGAAATGCCGCCGACGCTGCTGCGCCCGGGCGATAACGTGCGCTTCGTGCCGCAGAAGGAGGGCGTATGCTGATTATTCTGCGTGCCGGCATCTATACCACGGTGCAGGATTTGGGCCGCGAGGGATTCCGCCGCCTGGGCATCAGCACCGGCGGGGCGCTAGATCAACCGGCGTTGAAGATCGCCAACCTGCTGGTGGGCAATGCGCCTGAGGCCGCCGGGCTGGAGATCACCCTCGGCCAGTTCAGCGCCGAGTTTACCCGCCCTGGCTGGATCGCCCTGACCGGCGCCGGCTGCGACGCGCAGCTGGACGGCAAGCCGCTGTGGACCGGCTGGCGCTACCCGGTGAAAAAGGGGCAGCGGCTGGCGCTGGGCACGCCGAAACGCGGCATGCGCAGCTACCTGGCGATCTCGGGCGGCATCGCCGTGCCGGAAATGCTGGGCTCGTGCAGCACCGACATGAAAGCCGCCTTTGGCGGCCACGAAGGCCGTAACCTGAAGGACGGCGATCGGCTGCCGCTGGGCAAATCCACCGCGCTGCCGCAACACCGCTGCGGCGTGAAGCAGCTGCTGTTCACCAACCGCATCCGCGCGCTGCCGGGGCCGGAGTACGCTGAATTCAGCGAAGAGGCGCAGGACACGTTCTGGCGCACCGCCTGGCAGCTCAGCCCGCAGAGCAACCGCATGGGCTACCGCCTGCACGGCGGCACGCCGCTGGAGCGCACCACCGACCGCGAGATGCTTTCGCACGGCCTGCTGCCCGGCGTGGTGCAGGTGCCGCACAACGGCCAGCCGATCGTGCTGATGGCCGATGCGCAAACCACCGGCGGTTACCCGCGTATCGCCTGCGTGATCGAGGCCGATCTTTACCACTTGGCGCAGATCCGTCTCGGCGAACCGATCCACTTCGTTCTCTGCTCTCTGACGGAGGCGCAGCGCGCCAAGGCTGAGCAGGATCTCTTCCTTCGACAGATTGCCTGGGGGTTACATGATCGTTGATTTGAACGCCGATCTCGGCGAAGGCTGCGCCAACGACCAGGCGCTGTTGCAATTGGTGAGTTCGGCCAACATCGCCTGCGGCTTCCACGCCGGCGATGCGCAGACCATGCGTCAGTCGGTGCGCTGGGCATTGCAGTACGGCGTGGCGATCGGCGCTCACCCGAGTTTTCCCGATCGGGATAACTTCGGCCGCACCCGCATGCAGCTGCCGCCGGAAACGGTCTACGCGCAGGTGGTGTATCAGCTCGGGGCGCTGGCGGCCATCGCCCGCGCCGAGGGTGGGGTGATGGTGCACGTTAAGCCGCACGGCATGCTGTACAACCAGGCGGCGGTTGAGCCGGCGCTGGCGGAAGCGATCGCCCGGGCGGTGCAGGCGGTCGATCCGGCGCTGCGGCTGGTGGGGCTGGCCGGCAGCGAGCTGATCCGCGCCGGGGAACAACTCGGTCTGACCACCCGGCAGGAGGTATTCGCCGATCGCGGCTATCAGGCCGACGGCACGCTGGTGCCGCGCGGTTTGCCGGGGGCGTTGATCGACGATGACGAACAGGCGCTGGCGCAAACCCTGGAGATGGTGCGCCATCACCGGGTGCGCAGCGTGGATGGCGTCTGGACCGCCGTTCAGGCGGAAACCGTCTGCCTGCATGGGGACGGCGAGCATGCGCTGGCGTATGCGCGCAAGCTGCGGGACAGTTTTGTTCAGCAGGGCATCCGCGTCAGCGCGGAGCAGTAAAGCAATAAAGCAAGACACAACATCACAAGCAAAAAACTATTAGAAAATATCGAGGGAAGACTATGGAACAGGCCGTGAATCTCTGGCCACTGATTGGCATCGCCGCCATCGTGGTCGGGTTTGTATTGCGTTTCAACCCGGTGCTGGTGGTGATCGCCGCCGGCATCATCACCGGTTTGGCGGCGCTGATGCCGCTGGACGTCATTCTGGAAAAGCTCGGCGAGGGCTTTCTCAACACCCGTAACCTGCCGCTGATCCTGCTGCTGCCGCTGGCGGTGATCGGCCTGCTGGAGCGCCACGGGCTGAAAGAGCGTGCGCAGGCGTGGATCGCCAAGATCAAAAGCGCCACCGCCGGCCGTTTGCTGATCGTATACCTGTTCGTGCGCGAGATTACCGCGGCGATGGGGCTGACCAGCCTGGGCGGGCATCCGCAAATGGTGCGGCCGCTGCTGGCGCCGATGGCGGAAGGGGCAACGGAAAACCGCTACGGCGAGCTGCCGGAGCGCACCCGCCACCGTCTGCGCGCCATGTCGGCCGCGACCGACAACGTCGGGCTGTTCTTCGGCGAAGATATCTTCGTGGCCTTCGGCGCGATCATCTTCATGCACAACTTTATGCTGGAGTCCGGCGGCATTCAGACCGAGCCGTTGCATATCGCGCTGTGGGGCATTCCGACCGCGATTTTCGCTTTCCTGATCCACGCGTTCCGGCTGTATCGGATGGATAAGCAGCTGAGCGCCGAGCTGGCGCAGCTGAATCAGGCGGCGCTGCAGGCGAAGGGGGAGGCACGATGAACTTCCAGCAACAATATCTCTACTGGCTGGCCGGCGCGGTGCTGCTGATTGTGGCGGTGATGTCCTTCCGCGATCGCGCCAACCCGCGCCGCATCACCACCGGGCTGTTTTGGGGGCTGTACGGCCTGGTGTTCCTGGTCGGCGACTGGACTTACCGCCTGCTGGGCGACGTGCTGGGCGAAGGCAGCAACGAGAAACGCATGCTGCACATCATCGTTGGCGGGGTGGTGGTGGTGATGGCCCTGATTGCCGGCTTCGGCGGCGTGCGCCTCGGCAGCTATCATCAGCGGACGCCGCAGGAGCGCGAGGCCAGCGCCAAGCGCCTGGGCAATAAGCTGTTTATCCCCGCTCTGGCGATCCCGGTGGTGACGGTGATCGGCGTGCTGCTGTTCAACAACGTGCCGGCGTTGCAAACCGCGGTGTTCGGCAGCGGTAACCACGCGACGCTGATCACCCTGTTCTCGATGACCGTCGGCTGCCTGATTGGCCTGGCGATCGCGGTGAAAATGACCCATGAGAAGGCCCTGCAGCCGATACAGGAAGCGCGGCGCCTGCTGGATTCGATCGGCTGGGCGTTCATTCTGCCGCAGATCCTTGCCACGCTGGGGCTGCTGTTTACCGTCGCCGGCGTTGGCACCGCAATCTCGCATTTGACCCAGGAGTATCTGGCGGTCGATAACCGCTTTATCGCCGTGGCAGTCTACGCTATCGGTATGGCGGTGCTGACCATGGTGATGGGCAACGCCTTCGCCGCCTTCCCGATCGTTACCGCCGGCATCGGCATTCCGATCCTGGTGTTGCAGCACGGCGGCAACCCGGCGGTGATGGCGGCGATCGGCATGTTCTCCGGCTATTGCGGCACCCTGATGACGCCGATGGCGGCGAACTTCAACATCGTGCCGGCGGCGCTGCTGGAGCTGCCGGACAAGAATGCGGTGATCAAGGCGCAGGTGCCGACCGGCGTGCTGCTGCTGTTGGTTAACGTGTTCCTGCTGTATTTCCTGATGTTCCTGTAGGAGTAAGGATGCAAAAAGTATTGATTACCGGCTTTGAGCCGTTTGGCGGCGAGCGCCTTAACCCCTCCTGGGAAGTTGTGAAGCAGCTCAATGATATGGAGCTGGTCGGCACACGCATCGTGGCGCGCCAGCTGCCGTGCGTGTTCGGCGCGGCGCTGGACGCGCTCAATGCGGCGATCGACGAGGTGCAGCCGGTGATGGTGCTGGCTATCGGCCAGGCCGGCGGCCGCACCGACATCACGATCGAACGGGTGGCGATCAACGTCGACGACGCGCGTATCCCCGACAATCAGGGGCAGCAACCGGTGGACGAGCCGATCGTCGCCGGCGGTCCGGCGGCCTATTTCAGCACCTTGCCGATTAAAGCGATGGTCAGTTCGATGCGCGAGGCCGGTATTCCGGCCTCCGTTTCGCAGACCGCCGGCACCTACGTGTGCAACCATGTCATGTATGGCCTGCTGCACCGTTTGAGCGGCCAGCGCGAGGTCAAGGGCGGGTTTATCCATATCCCGTACCTGCCGGAACAGGCGGCGGCGCACCCCGGTGCGCCGAGCATGGCGGCCTCGACGGTGCTGTTTGCATTGGAGCTGGCCGTTTCCATCGCTTTGCAGGTGGAGCACGATCTGAAAGTGGTGGGCGGCGCGACGCATTAATCATGTCATCCCCGGCGCATCGGGCTGCGCCGGGTCTACGCAAGGAGTGGTCTATGCCGGAAGGACCGGAGATTCGCCGGGCGGCGGACAAACTGGCGGCGGCGGTGATCGATCAGCCGCTGACCGCCGTCGATTTCGCTTTTCCCCAGCTGAAACACTATCGCCAGCGTCTGCTCGGCGAGCGCATCGTCGCCATCGAGCCGCGTGGCAAGGCGCTGCTGACCCATTTCTCCAATGGGCTGACGATGTACAGCCACAACCAGCTGTATGGCGTGTGGAAAGTGGCGGCGGCAGGGGAGACGCCGGAGACCAAGCGCGATCTGCGGGTGCGGCTGGAAACCGCCCACAGCGCGATATTGCTTTACAGCGCTTCCGACATTACCGTCGGGCCGCGCGAGGAAATAGAGCAACACCCGTTTTTGCAACGCATCGGCCCCGACGTGTTGGACATGTCGCTGACGGTAGACGATGTGGCGGAGCGGTTGCTGACGCCGCGTTTTCGCCGCAGGCAGCTGGGGGGCATGCTGCTCGACCAGGCGTTTCTCGCCGGATTGGGCAATTATCTGCGCGCCGAAATCCTGTGGCAGGCCGAACTGGCGCCGCAGCACAAACCGCAGGATCTGACGCCAGAGGCGCTGCGCCACCTGGCGGAGGCACTGCTGGCAGTGCCGCGCCTTTCCTACCAGACGCGCGGGCAGGCGGATGACAACCGGCATCACGGCGCGCTGTTTCGCTTCAAGGTATTTCATCGCAGCGGCGAGCCCTGCGAACGCTGCGGTGGGATGATCGTGCGTACCGAGCTGTCGTCGCGGCCGTTTTATTGGTGCCCGGGCTGCCAGAAATAACCAAAAAAAACGCCGCCCGAAGGGGCGGCGCTGTGCGGTTTCAGCCGGGAAAGCGGCTTACTTGTTTTTCAGCTGGGATTTGAAATCGCGTTCGGCATAGCCGGTGTACAGCTGACGCGGACGGGCAATTTTGATGCCTTCGTCGTGCATTTCGTTCCAGTGGGCGATCCAGCCGATGGTGCGCGCGATGGCGAAGATCACGGTGAACATGGAAGAAGGAATGCCCATCGCTTTCAGGATGATGCCGGAGTAGAAGTCGACGTTCGGGTACAGTTTCTTCTCGATGAAGTACGGGTCGTTCAGCGCGATGTGTTCCAGCTCCATCGCGACCTGCAGCAGGTTGTCGTCCTTCTTGTTCAGCTCTTTCAGCACTTCGTGACAGGTTTCGCGCATCACGGTAGCGCGCGGATCGTAGTTCTTGTACACGCGGTGGCCGAAGCCCATCAGGCGGAAGGAGTCGTTCTTGTCCTTGGCGCGCTTGATGAATTCTGGAATGTGCTCGACAGTCTTGATCTCTTCCAGCATTTTCAGCGCCGCTTCGTTGGCGCCGCCGTGCGCCGGTCCCCACAGGGAGGCGATACCGGCCGCGATGCAGGCGAACGGGTTGGCGCCGGAAGAGCCGGCGGTGCGCACGGTAGAGGTAGAGGCGTTCTGCTCATGGTCGGCGTGCAGGATCAGAATGCGATCCATGGCGCGTTCCAGCACCGGGTTCACCACGTACTCTTCGCACGGGGTGGCGAACATCATGTGCAGGAAGTTGCCGGCATAGGACAGATCGTTGCGCGGGTAAACGAACGGCTGGCCCAGGGAATATTTGTAGCACATCGCGGCCACGGTCGGCATTTTGGACAGCAGGCGGAACGCGGTGATTTCACGGTGACGCTCGTTGTTGACGTCCAGCGCATCGTGGTAGAACGCCGCCAGCGCGCCGGTCACGCCGCACAGCACCGCCATCGGGTGCGAGTCGCGACGGAAACCACGGAACAGATGGGTGATCTGGTCGTGGATCATGGTGTGGCGGGTGACGGTGGTCTTGAAGGTCTCGAACTCTTCCGGCGTTGGGGTCTCGCCGTACAGCAGGATGTAGCACACTTCCAGGTAGGAAGATTCTTTCGCCAGCTGCTCAATAGGGAAGCCGCGGTGCAGCAGTACGCCTTTGTCGCCGTCGATGAAGGTAATCTTGGATTCGCAAGAAGCGGTGGAGGTAAAGCCGGGATCAAATGTGAAATAACCTTTGGAACCCAGAGCGCGGACATCGAGGACATCAGGGCCCAGTGTCGGTGTCAATACGCCCAGTTCGATCGGAGCTTCGCTGTCGTTAATGGTTAGCGTCGCTTTCTTATCAGTCATTTACTGTCTCCTTAGCGCCTTATTTTAAAAACCACTAACAACTGAAATACCTTAAATCTCTGCAGGTTGCCCGCAAAAAAATGGTGCGGACGCTAACTCTGTGAGCGACTGCGCAACTGTGCGCGGGTAGGGTACAGAGTGCTGACCAGGCGAACGAGACGGGTGACCAGTTGTTAACGATTCATAGTAATTCGTTATAGTCTGTTAATCTTACCTATGAGCTGTTCGAAGAGATGTGAACCTATCCCAATAATCTGTTTTTATTTGCTTTATTTGCTTTTTGACGCCGGCAAAATCGAGCGGGAAACAACGGCTATTGGGATAGGTTCGTCAAATACACTGTTGCATAACTCGAACCCGGGGGGAAGTGTATCTGCTGACCCATAGCGCATCATAGGACCGTTTGTGCCCCTATATGTAATGGAAATGTTGATCTCTTGTCAAATCAGATAATTAATTTTGCACTAATTGTGAAATCCGTGATCTGAATCACTGTTCGGGGGAAATGTTATCAAAGCGGTTGTATGAGAATTGTAATCAGAATGTGATCCTCCTATACTGCCGCCAGGTCTCCGGATTACCCTGAAGTAGGAGCACCCAGCGTTATAAATGCGCGCCGTTTGAGCACAGAGGATGTTGATGTTTGAGCGCGTGACGTGTAAGGGTTTTAGGCTCTTAACGCTGTCTGATCCCCGCCCAGGCCCGGAGGAAGGAAAATAATAAGAGCTGTGTGGGCAAATACGTGAAAAAACAACGACCTGTCAACTTGGATCTGCAAACGATCCGGTTCCCCGTAACTGCGATAGCGTCTATCTTACACCGAGTCTCTGGCGTAATTACCTTCGTTGCCGTGGGTATCCTCCTCTGGCTGCTGGGCCTGTCACTCTCTTCCCAAGAGGGGTTCCTGCAGGCGGCCGCCATCATGAATAGCTTCATCGTCAAATTCATATTCTGGGGCATCCTCACGGCGCTGGCCTATCACATTTGCGGTGGCATCCGTCACTTGTTAATGGATTTTGGCTACATCGAAGAGAGTTTGGCCGCCGGTACCCGTTCCGCCCAGGTGGCGATCGGTCTGACCGTCGTGCTGTCAGTTCTGGCTGGAGTCCTCGTATGGTAAACAACGTTTCTGCATTAGGGCGCAACGGCGTGCACGATTGGCTGCTGCTGCGCGCTTCCGCTATCATCATCACCCTGTACGTCCTGTATAT
It includes:
- a CDS encoding citrate synthase, coding for MTDKKATLTINDSEAPIELGVLTPTLGPDVLDVRALGSKGYFTFDPGFTSTASCESKITFIDGDKGVLLHRGFPIEQLAKESSYLEVCYILLYGETPTPEEFETFKTTVTRHTMIHDQITHLFRGFRRDSHPMAVLCGVTGALAAFYHDALDVNNERHREITAFRLLSKMPTVAAMCYKYSLGQPFVYPRNDLSYAGNFLHMMFATPCEEYVVNPVLERAMDRILILHADHEQNASTSTVRTAGSSGANPFACIAAGIASLWGPAHGGANEAALKMLEEIKTVEHIPEFIKRAKDKNDSFRLMGFGHRVYKNYDPRATVMRETCHEVLKELNKKDDNLLQVAMELEHIALNDPYFIEKKLYPNVDFYSGIILKAMGIPSSMFTVIFAIARTIGWIAHWNEMHDEGIKIARPRQLYTGYAERDFKSQLKNK
- the nei gene encoding endonuclease VIII, with translation MPEGPEIRRAADKLAAAVIDQPLTAVDFAFPQLKHYRQRLLGERIVAIEPRGKALLTHFSNGLTMYSHNQLYGVWKVAAAGETPETKRDLRVRLETAHSAILLYSASDITVGPREEIEQHPFLQRIGPDVLDMSLTVDDVAERLLTPRFRRRQLGGMLLDQAFLAGLGNYLRAEILWQAELAPQHKPQDLTPEALRHLAEALLAVPRLSYQTRGQADDNRHHGALFRFKVFHRSGEPCERCGGMIVRTELSSRPFYWCPGCQK
- the sdhC gene encoding succinate dehydrogenase cytochrome b556 subunit, giving the protein MGKYVKKQRPVNLDLQTIRFPVTAIASILHRVSGVITFVAVGILLWLLGLSLSSQEGFLQAAAIMNSFIVKFIFWGILTALAYHICGGIRHLLMDFGYIEESLAAGTRSAQVAIGLTVVLSVLAGVLVW
- the pcp gene encoding pyroglutamyl-peptidase I, with the translated sequence MQKVLITGFEPFGGERLNPSWEVVKQLNDMELVGTRIVARQLPCVFGAALDALNAAIDEVQPVMVLAIGQAGGRTDITIERVAINVDDARIPDNQGQQPVDEPIVAGGPAAYFSTLPIKAMVSSMREAGIPASVSQTAGTYVCNHVMYGLLHRLSGQREVKGGFIHIPYLPEQAAAHPGAPSMAASTVLFALELAVSIALQVEHDLKVVGGATH